From one Conyzicola nivalis genomic stretch:
- a CDS encoding HAD-IIA family hydrolase, with protein sequence MSSATPLDGVDLVLADLDGVVYKGPDAIPFAVDALNAAAKDHRVGYLTNNASRTAASVAEHLTSLGLTVTPEEVVTSPQAAMRVMKTLVPAGSTIMVVGGAGLVDEVEKAGFTVTRSALDQPAAVVQGFSPDVAWAHLAEAAYALHAPKGETGIPWVATNTDWTIPQARGTAPGNGTLVSAVHTAVGRLAVVAGKPEVPMFEVATDRFNASSTLVIGDRLDTDILGANRAGLSSVLVLTGIDQAKQVLAAAVDQRPTYILDDLRQLSEPYPQAVETTDGTATLTTVGDAVVRRDGENLTVQTAGTPINLLRAGCAAIWNSGVAIYGLRVAPELYS encoded by the coding sequence ATGAGTAGCGCCACACCGCTCGACGGCGTCGACCTGGTGCTCGCCGACCTCGATGGCGTGGTCTACAAGGGCCCCGACGCGATTCCGTTCGCGGTCGACGCCCTCAACGCGGCAGCGAAAGACCACCGTGTCGGGTACCTGACCAACAACGCGTCGCGCACCGCGGCATCCGTCGCTGAGCACCTGACGTCGCTCGGACTGACGGTGACGCCGGAAGAGGTCGTCACCTCGCCGCAGGCCGCCATGCGCGTGATGAAGACGCTGGTGCCCGCGGGCTCGACGATCATGGTCGTCGGGGGAGCGGGCCTCGTCGACGAGGTCGAAAAGGCCGGTTTCACCGTGACGCGGTCCGCGCTGGACCAGCCGGCCGCTGTCGTGCAGGGCTTCTCGCCCGACGTCGCCTGGGCACACCTCGCCGAAGCGGCGTACGCGCTGCACGCCCCCAAGGGCGAGACCGGCATCCCCTGGGTCGCGACGAACACCGACTGGACCATTCCGCAGGCCCGCGGCACCGCGCCCGGCAACGGCACGCTCGTCTCCGCCGTGCACACCGCGGTGGGGCGCCTCGCCGTCGTCGCCGGCAAGCCGGAGGTGCCGATGTTCGAGGTCGCCACCGACCGGTTCAACGCCTCGAGCACACTCGTGATCGGCGACCGCCTCGACACCGACATCCTCGGCGCGAACCGCGCCGGTCTGTCCTCGGTGCTCGTGCTGACCGGGATCGACCAGGCCAAGCAGGTGCTCGCCGCCGCGGTCGACCAACGGCCGACCTACATCCTCGACGATCTGAGGCAGCTGTCGGAGCCGTATCCGCAGGCGGTGGAAACGACGGATGGCACGGCCACCCTCACCACGGTCGGCGACGCCGTCGTGCGTCGCGACGGCGAGAACCTCACGGTGCAGACCGCGGGTACCCCCATCAACCTGCTGCGCGCCGGCTGCGCCGCGATCTGGAATTCCGGCGTGGCAATCTACGGGCTGCGCGTCGCCCCGGAGCTATATTCGTGA